From a single Eremothecium sinecaudum strain ATCC 58844 chromosome III, complete sequence genomic region:
- the SOM1 gene encoding Som1p (Syntenic homolog of Ashbya gossypii ACR014C; Syntenic homolog of Saccharomyces cerevisiae YEL059C-A (SOM1)), with protein sequence MAPPTPIMNATEVEPLLSIARNCYLSSLVQNECYFNGYDYTCVPFKRLFQECIVHKKKVRIEVTTSDTNMH encoded by the coding sequence ATGGCTCCTCCTACTCCCATCATGAACGCAACTGAGGTAGAGCCTCTGCTTTCTATTGCTAGGAACTGTTATTTGTCCTCCCTTGTACAGAATGAATGCTATTTTAACGGCTACGATTACACTTGTGTACCCTTCAAACGATTATTTCAAGAGTGCATTGTGCATAAAAAAAAGGTACGTATAGAAGTGACCACTTCGGATACTAACATGCATTAG
- the FUM1 gene encoding fumarase FUM1 (Syntenic homolog of Ashbya gossypii ACR013C; Syntenic homolog of Saccharomyces cerevisiae YPL262W (FUM1)): MVLVSRAASFKNTTIRMISSTSSLAQKYRIETDAFGEIKVPSDKYWGAQTQRSLENFKIGGPRERMPLPIVHAFGILKKSAAIVNESLGTLDPKIAGPIIKAADEVIQGKLDDHFPLVVFQTGSGTQSNMNANEVISNRAIELIGGELGSKQIHPNNHCNQAQSSNDTFPSVMHIAAVMEITNSLLPELTALRNSFHKKSEEFKHIVKIGRTHLQDATPLTLGQEFSGYTQQLTNGLTRIERSLESLKFLAQGGTAVGTGLNTKLGFAEKIAEVVSKETKIDFKTAPNKFEALAAHDAIVECSGALNTVACSLFKIANDIRYLGSGPRCGYGELSLPENEPGSSIMPGKVNPTQNEAMTQVCVQVMGNNAAITFAGASGQFELNVFKPVMISNLLSSIRLLADASYSFRVHCVDGIKANEDKISKLLHESLMLVTALNPKIGYDNASKVAKNAHKKGITLKESALELGVLSEAEFDEWVVPENMIGPK, from the coding sequence ATGGTATTAGTCTCAAGAGCTGCATCTTTTAAGAATACAACAATCAGAATGATATCATCAACTAGTTCTTTAGCCCAAAAATATAGAATCGAAACGGACGCATTTGGAGAGATTAAAGTCCCTTCCGATAAGTATTGGGGTGCTCAAACTCAACGTTCCCTGGAAAACTTTAAAATTGGTGGACCAAGAGAGCGTATGCCGCTTCCAATTGTACATGCATTTGGTATCTTGAAGAAATCGGCTGCGATTGTGAACGAATCGTTGGGTACGTTAGATCCCAAAATTGCAGGACCAATTATTAAGGCTGCTGATGAGGTTATCCAAGGAAAATTGGATGATCATTTCCCACTCGTGGTGTTTCAGACAGGTTCAGGGACTCAAAGTAACATGAACGCGAATGAAGTTATTTCCAATAGAGCAATCGAGTTAATTGGTGGTGAATTGGGGTCTAAGCAAATCCATCCTAACAACCACTGTAACCAAGCCCAATCTTCTAATGACACATTTCCCTCTGTCATGCATATTGCTGCAGTAATGGAGATCACTAATTCATTATTACCTGAATTAACTGCCTTGAGAAATTCCTTTCATAAGAAATCAGAAGAATTCAAGCACATTGTGAAGATTGGCAGAACCCATTTGCAAGATGCGACTCCATTGACATTGGGGCAGGAATTCAGCGGTTACACGCAACAATTGACTAACGGTTTGACACGTATTGAGCGTTCACTAGAAAGCTTAAAATTCTTGGCTCAAGGTGGTACTGCTGTTGGTACTGGATTGAACACCAAGCTTGGCTTTGCAGAAAAGATTGCAGAAGTTGTTAGCAAGGAAACTAAAATAGACTTTAAAACTGCTCCTAACAAGTTTGAAGCTCTAGCTGCACATGACGCTATTGTGGAATGCTCCGGTGCATTGAACACAGTTGCATGTTCATTGTTCAAAATCGCCAACGATATCAGATATTTAGGTTCTGGTCCACGTTGTGGTTACGGTGAATTGTCGCTACCAGAAAACGAACCTGGTTCGTCTATTATGCCGGGAAAAGTGAACCCAACACAAAACGAAGCTATGACTCAAGTATGTGTTCAAGTAATGGGTAACAATGCTGCTATTACTTTTGCTGGCGCATCTGGTCAATTCGAATTGAACGTTTTCAAGCCTGTTATGATCAGTAATCTTCTAAGCTCAATTCGGTTGCTAGCTGACGCATCTTATTCTTTTAGGGTTCATTGTGTAGACGGTATTAAGGCCAACGAAGACAAAATCTCCAAATTGTTACATGAGTCATTGATGCTTGTTACTGCATTGAACCCCAAAATTGGTTATGACAATGCTTCAAAGGTAGCAAAGAACGCTCACAAAAAAGGTATTACTTTAAAAGAATCCGCTTTAGAATTGGGCGTATTGAGTGAGGCCGAGTTTGATGAATGGGTCGTTCCGGAAAATATGATCGGGCCAAaataa